In Catenulispora sp. MAP5-51, the following proteins share a genomic window:
- a CDS encoding response regulator transcription factor: MEATRVRPEQESSRIPVSVVEDHPLYRDALTRLFEEAGDMDVDVVAGSVGKFVACRPRRDGIVVLDLTLPGVKGSAAVLQINGMGNRVLVVSGEAAKSDVLGAISAGARGFLSKESEGTEILRAVREIAAGNSYVSPTLASIVLTTEQNRQAGPRLELSGQEKQVLRLVAAGERDRDIAMAMGISVRTVRSYLDRIRDKIGARRRADMTRAAIELGVLAESAAC; encoded by the coding sequence ATGGAAGCCACCCGTGTCCGCCCCGAGCAGGAGTCGTCCCGTATTCCCGTCAGCGTCGTGGAGGATCACCCCCTGTACCGCGACGCGCTCACCCGGCTCTTCGAGGAGGCCGGCGACATGGACGTGGACGTGGTCGCCGGAAGCGTGGGCAAGTTCGTCGCCTGCCGCCCGCGCCGCGACGGCATCGTCGTGCTGGACCTGACGCTGCCCGGCGTCAAGGGCTCGGCGGCGGTGCTGCAGATCAACGGCATGGGCAACCGGGTCCTGGTGGTCTCCGGCGAGGCGGCCAAGTCCGACGTGCTCGGCGCGATCTCGGCCGGCGCCCGCGGGTTCCTGTCCAAGGAGTCCGAGGGCACCGAGATCCTGCGCGCGGTGCGCGAGATAGCCGCCGGCAACAGCTACGTCTCCCCGACGCTGGCCTCGATCGTGCTGACCACCGAGCAGAACCGGCAGGCCGGCCCGCGCCTGGAGCTGTCCGGGCAGGAGAAGCAGGTGCTGCGGCTGGTCGCGGCCGGCGAGCGGGACCGGGACATCGCGATGGCGATGGGGATCAGTGTGCGGACCGTGCGCTCGTACCTGGACCGGATCCGGGACAAGATCGGCGCGCGCCGCCGGGCCGACATGACGCGGGCGGCGATCGAGCTCGGCGTGCTCGCCGAGTCGGCGGCGTGCTGA
- a CDS encoding LuxR C-terminal-related transcriptional regulator codes for MLAIGSPQAWQALVGREAQAERMAEAVAALASGRGAVLEIAGDPGMGKTRLLGRLAQLASGHGARVARSTALRGNTIPRQLFRDAWADVPAPEDADHDDDEAFRRIRAGLSAWAADPVGVGGAVVFDDVHLADEASTRLLARLIRTPVPGPLLMAIGHCPRRTGSVLLEALDDGSRTGTVVRVELDALDLAAVNQLVSAWSGSTGLDPAYLEQIRAAADGNPRYLRVLTAAGWRPELWPDSPGEDTGALLREGASMAAELDALSPAEISVVGAAAVLGGPFRPEDVVAICTPNPPDASTPPGIDLAGILNALDDLVRADVVRHVAPGARFAFRHPLLGHVAHERASLPTLLAAHQRALDLLKARGAGAVDLARHAEHLVGTDAAAAAPLLARGAGEILPDAPETAVRWLRLALQTPVGERPSAERDALMLECCRALSAAGRFEEARALAHDVLRDDTWLTGPLRQRAYAMRIAAERQLGRYDEAAAVASAAIEALPRPLSADAAELAFEYGALHLYRGTYALARPVVQEVAAAVKAVSESAAVATGEGVAARVDARRTAASGPAASGQLGASPDVDTYLIDIPSAPEARAAAAVRVLAAFGDAFLGQTADAIPALVESARLVDGLPDATAARNPELLAMLGCGEMFMEGYTAAARHLRRCLAIARKGGPQQMKLNVLLGLAFIDQQTGNLARSEQRAEEAGQVARATGAGDGVSMSEALRVGAMIWTRPREESAAVVAAAEHAVRIARPGNGWWSGSAVMQLALVRMVTGDAAGCVDALLEGGGGPDLRKLQPAYRPMLLSMLSSAALRCGRPELARQAARDAEAAAEASGLSVQRSYVVRAQAALHAAEGDHATAASLFEQAALGFRRANRPMQHAWTLIAGSASASLALGPAAAGAWLDSAEEAARVHGALRVEQEAADVRERLHAAGSARLSMPAVPAAEMNVGAAVVNDVKQGPVPAGAGVAGGTAVAAAAAAATGAAAAAAAAAAAATAAGAAANPAPVPLQSDVRALLTAREQEIAALVATGRRSRAIADELFLSHRTVETHLARIYRKLNVSSRTALAHRLQGSDTVGSD; via the coding sequence GTGCTTGCCATCGGTTCGCCACAGGCCTGGCAGGCTTTGGTCGGGCGGGAAGCCCAAGCCGAGCGCATGGCCGAGGCGGTCGCGGCGCTGGCGTCGGGCCGGGGCGCGGTGCTGGAGATCGCCGGGGATCCGGGGATGGGCAAGACCCGGCTGCTGGGCCGGCTCGCGCAGCTGGCATCCGGCCACGGCGCCCGGGTCGCCCGGTCCACCGCGCTGCGCGGGAACACTATTCCCCGCCAGCTGTTCCGCGACGCCTGGGCCGACGTGCCGGCCCCCGAGGACGCCGACCACGACGACGACGAGGCCTTCCGCCGCATTCGCGCCGGCCTGTCCGCATGGGCCGCCGATCCCGTCGGCGTCGGCGGCGCCGTGGTCTTCGACGACGTCCACCTCGCCGACGAGGCCTCCACCCGGCTGCTGGCCCGGCTGATCCGCACCCCGGTGCCCGGCCCGCTGCTGATGGCCATCGGCCACTGCCCGCGCCGCACCGGCTCGGTGCTGCTGGAAGCCCTCGACGACGGCTCCCGCACCGGCACCGTGGTCCGGGTCGAGCTCGACGCCCTGGACCTGGCCGCCGTGAACCAGCTGGTGTCGGCGTGGTCCGGCAGCACCGGCCTGGATCCGGCCTACCTGGAGCAGATCCGCGCCGCCGCCGACGGCAACCCGCGCTATCTGCGGGTGCTCACGGCCGCCGGCTGGCGTCCGGAGCTGTGGCCGGACAGCCCCGGGGAGGACACCGGCGCGCTGCTGCGCGAGGGCGCCTCGATGGCCGCCGAGCTCGACGCGCTGTCCCCGGCCGAGATCTCGGTGGTCGGGGCGGCTGCGGTTCTGGGCGGCCCGTTCCGCCCTGAAGACGTCGTAGCCATCTGTACTCCCAATCCCCCCGATGCTTCCACTCCCCCCGGCATAGACCTGGCCGGCATCCTCAATGCCCTGGACGACCTGGTGCGCGCCGACGTGGTCCGGCACGTCGCCCCCGGCGCCCGCTTCGCCTTCCGGCACCCGCTGCTGGGCCACGTCGCCCACGAGCGCGCCTCGCTGCCCACCCTGCTGGCCGCCCACCAGCGCGCGCTGGACCTCCTCAAGGCCCGCGGTGCCGGCGCGGTGGACCTGGCCCGGCATGCCGAGCACCTGGTCGGCACCGACGCCGCGGCCGCCGCCCCGCTGTTGGCCCGCGGTGCCGGCGAGATCCTGCCCGACGCGCCGGAGACCGCGGTGCGCTGGCTGCGCCTGGCCTTGCAGACCCCGGTGGGGGAGCGGCCCAGCGCTGAGCGCGACGCGCTGATGCTCGAGTGCTGCCGCGCGCTGTCCGCCGCCGGCCGCTTCGAGGAGGCGCGCGCGCTGGCCCACGACGTCCTGCGCGACGACACCTGGCTCACCGGCCCGCTGCGCCAGCGCGCCTACGCGATGCGGATCGCCGCCGAGCGCCAGCTCGGCCGCTACGACGAGGCGGCGGCCGTGGCCAGCGCCGCGATCGAGGCGCTGCCCCGGCCGTTGTCCGCCGACGCCGCCGAGCTCGCCTTCGAATACGGCGCGCTGCACCTGTACCGCGGGACCTACGCGCTGGCACGCCCGGTCGTGCAGGAGGTCGCCGCGGCGGTGAAGGCGGTCTCGGAGTCGGCGGCCGTTGCCACCGGGGAGGGCGTCGCAGCACGCGTGGACGCCCGCAGAACCGCCGCGAGCGGTCCCGCGGCCTCCGGACAGCTCGGCGCATCCCCCGACGTCGACACCTATCTGATCGACATCCCCTCGGCCCCCGAAGCCCGCGCCGCCGCGGCGGTCCGCGTCCTGGCCGCCTTCGGCGACGCCTTCCTCGGCCAGACCGCCGACGCGATCCCCGCCCTGGTCGAGAGCGCCCGCCTGGTCGACGGCCTGCCCGACGCCACCGCCGCGCGCAACCCCGAGCTGCTGGCCATGCTCGGCTGCGGCGAGATGTTCATGGAGGGCTACACCGCCGCCGCCCGCCACCTGCGCCGCTGCCTGGCCATCGCGCGCAAGGGCGGCCCGCAGCAGATGAAACTCAACGTCCTGCTCGGCCTGGCCTTCATCGACCAGCAGACCGGCAACCTGGCGCGCTCCGAGCAGCGCGCCGAGGAGGCCGGCCAGGTGGCCCGCGCGACCGGCGCCGGGGACGGCGTCAGCATGAGCGAGGCGCTGCGCGTGGGCGCCATGATCTGGACCCGCCCGCGCGAGGAGTCCGCGGCCGTGGTGGCCGCCGCCGAGCACGCGGTCCGCATCGCCCGCCCCGGCAACGGCTGGTGGTCCGGCTCGGCGGTGATGCAGCTGGCCCTGGTCCGCATGGTCACCGGCGACGCCGCCGGCTGCGTGGACGCGCTGCTGGAGGGTGGCGGCGGCCCCGACCTGCGCAAGCTGCAGCCCGCCTACCGCCCGATGCTGCTGTCGATGCTGTCCTCGGCCGCCCTGCGCTGCGGCCGCCCGGAGCTGGCCCGCCAGGCCGCGCGCGACGCCGAGGCGGCCGCCGAGGCCTCGGGCCTGTCGGTGCAGCGCTCCTACGTGGTCCGCGCCCAGGCCGCCCTGCACGCCGCCGAGGGCGACCACGCCACCGCGGCGTCGCTGTTCGAGCAGGCCGCCCTGGGCTTCCGCCGCGCCAACCGCCCGATGCAGCATGCCTGGACCCTGATCGCCGGCAGCGCCAGCGCGAGCCTCGCGCTCGGCCCGGCGGCGGCCGGCGCCTGGCTGGACTCCGCCGAGGAAGCGGCGCGCGTCCACGGCGCGCTGCGCGTCGAGCAGGAGGCCGCGGACGTCCGCGAGCGGCTGCACGCCGCCGGTTCCGCGCGCCTTTCGATGCCCGCGGTGCCGGCAGCTGAGATGAACGTCGGAGCCGCGGTCGTTAACGATGTGAAGCAGGGCCCTGTCCCCGCTGGTGCGGGCGTTGCCGGCGGCACTGCGGTGGCGGCGGCAGCGGCAGCGGCGACGGGGGCAGCAGCGGCAGCAGCGGCAGCAGCGGCAGCAGCGACGGCGGCCGGCGCCGCGGCGAACCCGGCGCCGGTCCCGCTCCAGTCGGACGTCCGCGCGCTGCTGACGGCCCGCGAACAGGAGATCGCGGCGCTCGTGGCCACCGGCCGCCGCAGCCGCGCGATCGCCGACGAGCTGTTTTTGAGCCATCGCACCGTGGAGACCCACCTGGCGAGGATCTACCGCAAGTTGAACGTTTCGTCGCGCACGGCGCTGGCGCACCGTCTTCAGGGCTCTGACACCGTCGGCTCGGACTGA
- a CDS encoding WD40 repeat domain-containing protein — protein MAGGRLDDPEWLVRADPAEVLAALEGAADRPEVSAAAVYRASSSLHQYLGAGVRRQVLALDAARLGNAGFGARIAGVDVAGEPPSRWTVDWATGALFDPRIRLVIADPASPLACVATAVVDGRPVAVTGSATGTVRMWDLATGLPVGDPMTGHTDDVWAVTTAVLDGRPVAVSGAADGSVRRWDLAAERSTGILIAGVDGKGVVAVATGTVEGRPIAVAGNGKVIRAFDLATGEPMWHVVCAGSFPAQHALATAVVDGRPVVLTDGADGGVEGRMVVVTGSGDETVRIWDPATGLPVGEPLTGHTDCVTAVTTAVVDGRPVVFSGSFDGTVRMWSAATSTEMAPAVFFPEMVGAVAVAPGGQLLVGFDRELACLSPR, from the coding sequence GTGGCGGGCGGGCGGTTGGATGATCCGGAATGGCTGGTACGGGCGGACCCGGCAGAGGTCCTGGCGGCGCTGGAAGGCGCGGCGGACCGTCCGGAGGTGTCGGCGGCCGCCGTATACCGGGCCTCGTCGTCCCTGCATCAGTATCTTGGTGCCGGTGTCCGGCGCCAGGTGCTCGCACTGGACGCCGCCCGGCTGGGCAATGCCGGCTTCGGCGCGCGGATCGCCGGCGTGGACGTGGCCGGCGAGCCGCCGTCGCGGTGGACCGTGGACTGGGCGACGGGCGCTCTGTTCGATCCCCGGATCCGGCTCGTCATCGCCGACCCCGCCAGCCCGCTCGCCTGCGTAGCCACGGCCGTGGTCGACGGACGTCCGGTCGCCGTCACCGGCAGTGCGACCGGGACGGTGCGGATGTGGGACCTGGCCACCGGCCTGCCTGTCGGCGACCCGATGACCGGCCACACGGACGACGTGTGGGCGGTGACGACAGCCGTGCTGGACGGCCGTCCGGTCGCCGTCTCCGGGGCCGCCGACGGCAGTGTGCGGCGATGGGATCTGGCCGCCGAGCGGAGCACCGGAATCCTCATCGCGGGCGTGGATGGCAAGGGCGTCGTGGCGGTGGCGACGGGGACCGTGGAAGGACGTCCGATCGCGGTCGCCGGCAACGGCAAGGTGATCCGCGCCTTCGACCTGGCCACCGGGGAACCGATGTGGCATGTCGTCTGCGCGGGCTCCTTCCCGGCTCAGCATGCGCTCGCGACCGCTGTCGTGGACGGCCGCCCGGTCGTTCTCACCGACGGCGCCGACGGCGGGGTGGAGGGCCGGATGGTGGTCGTCACCGGCAGCGGCGACGAGACGGTGCGGATCTGGGACCCGGCGACCGGCCTGCCGGTCGGGGAGCCGTTGACCGGCCACACCGACTGCGTCACGGCCGTGACCACGGCGGTGGTCGACGGCCGGCCGGTCGTCTTCAGCGGCAGCTTCGACGGCACCGTGCGGATGTGGTCGGCGGCCACCAGCACGGAGATGGCGCCCGCGGTGTTCTTCCCGGAGATGGTGGGCGCGGTGGCTGTGGCGCCGGGCGGGCAGCTGTTGGTCGGCTTCGACAGGGAACTGGCTTGCCTGTCGCCGAGGTGA
- a CDS encoding carbohydrate ABC transporter permease: MRNGSSIRRVLKRAATYGFVTLGALASIFPLYYMVVGSLQLRADSAFSGLIPKAGNIGLQNYRDVNRAISLLPSLANSAVFTLGTVVLTIVIGLPAGYALARLRFPGKPAVAGMLILVLVLPFQVMMIPLYILVVRDYGLADNYLGMILPFAVNATAVLIFRQFFVSLPDELFDAAHIDGAGEVRTLLLVAAPLTKPAILTASVITFIGPWNEFLWPFLITKKHAMQPLAVSLGEYVSTNAATAANPYGVILAGACVLAVPVIALFLVAQRHFTSAALGSGVKE, from the coding sequence ATGAGGAACGGCTCATCGATACGCAGGGTCCTGAAACGCGCCGCCACGTACGGCTTCGTCACTCTCGGGGCGCTGGCCAGCATCTTCCCGTTGTACTACATGGTGGTCGGCTCGCTGCAGCTGCGGGCGGACAGTGCTTTCAGTGGCCTGATTCCCAAGGCGGGGAACATCGGCCTGCAGAACTACCGGGACGTCAACAGGGCGATCTCGCTGCTGCCGTCGCTGGCGAACTCGGCGGTCTTCACCCTCGGCACGGTGGTCCTGACCATCGTGATCGGCCTGCCCGCCGGCTACGCGCTGGCCCGGCTGCGCTTCCCGGGCAAGCCGGCGGTGGCCGGGATGCTGATCCTGGTGCTGGTGCTGCCGTTCCAGGTGATGATGATCCCGCTGTACATCCTCGTGGTGCGCGACTACGGCCTGGCGGACAACTACCTGGGGATGATCCTGCCGTTCGCGGTCAACGCGACCGCGGTGCTGATCTTCCGCCAGTTCTTCGTCTCGCTGCCGGACGAACTGTTCGACGCCGCGCACATCGACGGCGCCGGCGAGGTGCGCACGCTGCTGTTGGTCGCGGCGCCGCTGACGAAGCCGGCCATCCTGACGGCCTCGGTGATCACCTTCATCGGGCCGTGGAACGAGTTCCTGTGGCCGTTCCTGATCACCAAGAAGCACGCGATGCAGCCGTTGGCGGTGTCGCTCGGCGAATACGTGTCCACCAACGCGGCCACCGCGGCCAATCCCTACGGCGTGATCCTGGCCGGGGCGTGCGTGCTCGCGGTGCCGGTGATCGCGCTGTTCCTGGTGGCGCAACGGCACTTCACGTCGGCGGCGCTGGGAAGCGGGGTGAAGGAGTAG
- a CDS encoding carbohydrate ABC transporter permease: MTRARRARRGGPRSKTLIGLWLAAPYAIYLVIVYAVPIIQGIRISVLDYVYAAPGASVPQPFVGLKNYREAWSDPLLRRSFLNILEFLVINVPLTVILGMTLAAVLARLTRMKAFFRSAFFVPYVTASIAVIGVWYFLFSQSGLVNHVLGGNAPNPSWLVNSHLAMIVIALEVTWKQLGFYVLLYLAGVLLIPDSLYEAASIDGAGVVRQFRAITVPALRNITILVTTLALIVGANLFTEPYLLTGGGGPNGATMSPALLIYQDGVEQGKPGVGAAIGILLTLFVLLVAGLGAGARRLAQAREGGRA, encoded by the coding sequence ATGACGCGCGCAAGGCGCGCACGACGAGGAGGACCCCGCTCCAAGACGCTCATCGGCCTGTGGCTGGCCGCGCCCTATGCGATATACCTGGTGATCGTCTACGCGGTCCCGATCATCCAGGGCATCCGAATATCAGTGCTCGACTACGTATACGCCGCGCCCGGGGCCTCGGTGCCGCAGCCGTTCGTGGGCTTGAAGAACTACCGCGAGGCGTGGTCCGATCCGCTGCTGCGCCGCTCGTTCCTGAACATCCTGGAGTTCCTCGTCATCAACGTGCCGCTGACGGTGATCCTGGGGATGACGCTGGCGGCGGTGCTGGCGAGGCTGACGCGGATGAAGGCGTTCTTCCGCTCGGCGTTCTTCGTGCCCTACGTCACCGCCAGCATCGCCGTGATCGGCGTCTGGTACTTCCTGTTCAGCCAGAGCGGCCTGGTCAACCACGTGCTCGGCGGGAACGCCCCGAACCCGTCGTGGCTGGTCAACTCGCACCTGGCGATGATCGTGATCGCGCTGGAGGTGACGTGGAAGCAGCTCGGCTTCTACGTCCTGCTCTACCTGGCCGGAGTATTGCTGATCCCTGATTCGCTCTACGAGGCGGCGAGCATCGACGGCGCCGGCGTGGTGCGGCAGTTCCGGGCGATCACGGTCCCGGCGCTGCGCAACATCACCATCCTGGTGACCACGCTGGCGCTGATCGTCGGCGCCAACCTGTTCACCGAGCCCTATCTGCTCACCGGGGGCGGCGGCCCGAACGGCGCGACCATGTCGCCGGCGCTGCTGATCTACCAGGACGGCGTCGAGCAGGGCAAGCCCGGCGTCGGCGCGGCCATCGGCATCCTGCTGACGCTGTTCGTGCTGCTGGTCGCCGGGCTCGGCGCCGGCGCGCGCCGGCTGGCCCAGGCACGGGAGGGAGGGAGGGCATGA
- a CDS encoding extracellular solute-binding protein: protein MPKMRTITAAIAALACTALTLAGCGSGGSGGGKPTSGPIKIWYSNNAQEVAWGKATVSLWNKTHPDQQVSGEEIPAGSSSEEVITAAIAAGNAPCLVFNGSPSAISGWVKQGGLVPLNDFPDGVSYIEGRSGATAAAEYKSSDGKYYQLPWKSNPVMIFYNKDMFKAAGLDPDHPALSTYADFQAAAQKLVGSGAAQYAIAPAPTNEFFQNWFDYYPLYIAESGGQPLVTGGKATFDDAAGQAVADFWAGVYAKSQAPKEKYNGDAFADKKSAMAIVGPWAIASYAGKVNWGVVPVPTSSGMPADQIHTFADSKTVSVFTACKNRQTAWDFLKFATDQDNDGTLLSMTGQMPLRTNLPSVYASYFTAHPEYSLFAQQASRTVEVPNVANGVTMWQDFRNSYLKSVVFGQQATSQWLHDAAGTVASDIAK, encoded by the coding sequence ATGCCGAAGATGCGCACCATCACCGCCGCGATCGCGGCGCTGGCCTGCACGGCCCTCACCCTGGCGGGGTGCGGCTCGGGGGGCTCCGGCGGTGGGAAGCCGACCAGCGGCCCGATCAAGATCTGGTACTCCAACAACGCCCAGGAAGTCGCCTGGGGCAAGGCGACCGTTTCCCTCTGGAACAAGACGCATCCGGACCAGCAGGTCAGCGGGGAGGAGATCCCCGCCGGCAGCAGTTCTGAGGAGGTCATCACCGCCGCCATCGCCGCCGGGAACGCGCCGTGTCTGGTGTTCAACGGTTCGCCGTCGGCGATCTCGGGCTGGGTGAAGCAGGGCGGGCTGGTGCCGCTGAACGACTTCCCCGACGGGGTGTCCTACATCGAGGGCCGCAGCGGGGCGACCGCGGCCGCCGAGTACAAGAGCTCTGATGGCAAGTACTACCAGCTGCCGTGGAAGAGCAATCCGGTCATGATCTTCTACAACAAGGACATGTTCAAGGCGGCCGGGCTGGACCCGGACCATCCGGCGTTGTCGACGTACGCCGACTTCCAGGCCGCCGCGCAGAAGCTGGTGGGTTCGGGCGCCGCGCAGTACGCCATCGCGCCGGCGCCGACCAATGAGTTCTTCCAGAACTGGTTCGACTACTACCCCCTCTACATCGCCGAGAGCGGCGGCCAGCCGCTGGTGACCGGCGGCAAGGCCACCTTCGACGACGCCGCCGGGCAGGCCGTCGCCGACTTCTGGGCCGGGGTCTACGCCAAGAGCCAGGCGCCGAAGGAGAAGTACAACGGCGACGCGTTCGCGGACAAGAAGTCCGCGATGGCGATCGTCGGGCCGTGGGCCATCGCGAGCTACGCCGGAAAGGTGAACTGGGGCGTGGTGCCGGTGCCGACGTCCTCCGGCATGCCGGCCGACCAGATCCACACCTTCGCCGACTCCAAGACCGTGTCGGTGTTCACCGCCTGCAAGAACCGGCAGACCGCCTGGGACTTCCTGAAGTTCGCCACCGACCAGGACAACGACGGCACGCTGCTGAGCATGACCGGCCAGATGCCGCTGCGCACGAACCTGCCGAGCGTCTACGCCTCCTACTTCACCGCGCACCCGGAGTACTCGCTGTTCGCCCAGCAGGCGAGCCGCACCGTCGAGGTCCCGAACGTGGCCAACGGCGTGACCATGTGGCAGGACTTCCGCAACAGCTACCTGAAGTCGGTGGTCTTCGGGCAGCAGGCGACCAGCCAGTGGCTGCACGACGCGGCCGGGACCGTCGCGTCCGACATCGCCAAGTAG
- a CDS encoding dihydrofolate reductase family protein, protein MGKIIVSTNASLDGVVQDPEGKEGFALGGWFELAIRDDRAAWAAEFEKEATAAEALLLGRTSDEWFASRWLGRTGTWADKLNTMPKYVVSGTLEHTAWSNGTVVTGDLPAEVARLKREIDGEILVYASFQLVHALIEHDLVDEVRIMVMPVAVGDGVRLFGPSGTIKPLRLIGTRTVGEGILFVAYEVVREA, encoded by the coding sequence ATGGGAAAGATCATCGTCAGCACCAACGCCTCGCTCGACGGCGTCGTGCAGGACCCGGAGGGCAAGGAGGGCTTCGCGCTCGGCGGCTGGTTCGAGCTGGCCATCCGCGACGACCGGGCCGCCTGGGCCGCGGAGTTCGAGAAGGAGGCCACGGCCGCCGAGGCGTTGCTGCTGGGGCGCACGAGCGACGAGTGGTTCGCCTCGCGCTGGCTCGGCCGCACCGGGACGTGGGCGGACAAGCTGAACACGATGCCCAAGTACGTCGTTTCCGGGACCCTGGAGCACACCGCGTGGTCCAACGGCACGGTCGTCACCGGCGACCTGCCCGCCGAGGTCGCCAGGCTCAAGCGCGAGATCGACGGCGAGATCCTGGTGTACGCCAGCTTCCAGCTCGTCCACGCGCTCATCGAGCACGACCTCGTCGACGAGGTCCGCATCATGGTGATGCCGGTCGCGGTGGGAGACGGCGTGCGCCTGTTCGGCCCGAGCGGCACGATCAAGCCGCTGCGGCTCATCGGCACTCGAACCGTCGGCGAGGGCATCCTCTTCGTCGCTTACGAGGTGGTGCGCGAGGCATAG
- a CDS encoding sigma-70 family RNA polymerase sigma factor, producing the protein MTTEPTPLMQQAKSGDGAAFDELVAPYRRELQVHCYRMLGSFQDAEDALQDTLLSAWQALPGFEGRSSVRTWLYRIATNRCLNARRSASRRSAKEWNVPGVEPPAPTRMGEVFWLEPFPDALLEGVLDASPPGPEARYEQSEAVSLAFVTALQVLPPRQVAVLLLRDVLGYHAAEVAEMLDTTAESVSSALKRARAGLERRRPATTRASTQANALAAKFATAYEAADIEAVIALLTDDVITSMPPMPFEYQGSAATKAFLSSILDSGRRHRLVPTRANGQPAFGAYLRGSGDVSHGVGLFVIEAGTDGISALTRFESGVLPWFGLPRSIPEQVR; encoded by the coding sequence ATGACCACCGAACCGACACCGTTGATGCAGCAGGCCAAGTCCGGCGACGGCGCGGCGTTCGACGAACTGGTCGCCCCCTACCGGCGCGAACTCCAGGTCCACTGCTACCGGATGCTGGGCTCGTTCCAGGACGCCGAGGACGCACTCCAGGACACGCTCCTCAGCGCCTGGCAGGCACTCCCCGGCTTCGAAGGGCGCTCGTCGGTCCGCACCTGGCTCTACCGCATCGCCACCAACCGCTGCCTGAACGCCCGCCGCTCAGCCAGCCGCCGCAGCGCGAAGGAGTGGAACGTCCCCGGCGTGGAGCCGCCGGCGCCGACGAGGATGGGCGAGGTGTTCTGGCTGGAACCGTTCCCCGATGCCCTGCTGGAAGGAGTTCTGGACGCATCCCCGCCCGGACCCGAAGCGAGGTACGAGCAGAGCGAGGCCGTGTCACTGGCCTTCGTCACCGCCCTCCAGGTGCTGCCGCCCCGCCAGGTGGCGGTCCTGCTCCTGCGCGACGTCCTCGGCTACCACGCCGCCGAGGTCGCCGAGATGCTGGACACCACCGCGGAGTCGGTGAGCAGCGCCCTGAAACGGGCCCGCGCCGGCCTGGAGCGCCGCCGCCCCGCCACGACCCGCGCGTCCACGCAGGCGAACGCCCTGGCCGCCAAGTTCGCCACCGCTTATGAGGCCGCCGACATCGAAGCCGTGATCGCTCTCCTCACCGACGACGTCATCACATCGATGCCCCCGATGCCCTTCGAATACCAGGGAAGCGCGGCCACGAAGGCCTTCCTGAGCAGCATCCTGGATTCCGGACGCCGCCACCGCCTGGTGCCCACGCGCGCCAACGGGCAGCCCGCCTTCGGCGCCTACCTGCGGGGGAGCGGCGACGTCAGCCACGGCGTGGGGCTGTTCGTGATCGAAGCCGGCACCGACGGGATCAGCGCCCTGACGCGTTTCGAGAGTGGAGTGCTGCCGTGGTTCGGCCTGCCGCGGTCGATTCCCGAACAGGTGCGGTAA
- a CDS encoding Shedu anti-phage system protein SduA domain-containing protein, translating to MHAELKQQTWIFGGGYVREHDRRQLTLHDELDIPLIRGDGSFHVVELKKANQPHLVIRPRSHCTVGSVVHEAMTQAANCASDLQR from the coding sequence ATCCACGCCGAGCTGAAGCAGCAGACATGGATCTTCGGCGGCGGCTATGTCCGGGAGCACGACCGCCGTCAGCTCACCCTGCACGATGAGCTGGACATCCCCCTGATACGCGGCGACGGTTCCTTCCACGTGGTCGAGCTGAAGAAGGCGAACCAGCCCCACCTTGTCATCAGGCCGCGCTCGCACTGCACTGTCGGCTCTGTCGTCCACGAAGCCATGACGCAGGCGGCGAACTGCGCTTCGGACCTACAACGCTGA